A genomic window from Macaca mulatta isolate MMU2019108-1 chromosome 19, T2T-MMU8v2.0, whole genome shotgun sequence includes:
- the JAK3 gene encoding tyrosine-protein kinase JAK3 isoform X2, which yields MTVAQETKGPTQEGAEWDFPLAASRLCSPFEGPGSLPARQVALMAPPSEETPLIPQRSCSLLSTEAGALHVLLPARGPGPPQRLSFSFGDHLAEDLCVQAAKASGILPVYHSLFALATEDLSYWFPPSHIFSVEDASTQVLLYRIRFYFPNWFGLDKCHRFGLRKDLASAILDLPVLEHLFAQHRGDLVSGRLAVGLSLKEQGECLSLAVLDLARMAREQAQRPGELLKTVSYKACLPPSLRDLIQGLSFVTRRRIRRTVRRALRRVAACQADRHSLMAKYIMDLERLDPAGAAETFHVSLPGVPGGQDGLGLLRVAGDGGIAWTQGEQEVLQPFCDFPEIVDISIKQAPRVGPAGEHRLVTVTRTDNQILEAEFPGLPEALSFVALVDGYFRLTTDSQHFFCKEVAPPRLLEEVAEQCHGPITLDFAINKLKTGGSRPGSYVLRRSPQDFDSFLLTVCVQTPLGPDYKGCLIRRSPTGSFFLVGLSRSHSSLRELLAACWDGGLHVDGVTVTLTSCCIPRPKEKSNLIVVQRGRSPPTSSLVQPQSQCQLSQMIFHKIPADSLEWHENLGHGSFTKIYRGCRHEVVDGESRKTEVLLKVMDAKHKNCMESFLEAASLMSQVSYRHLVLLHGVCMAGDSTMVQEFVHLGAIDTYLRKRGHLVPASWKLQVVKQLAYALNYLEDKGLPHGNVSARKVLLAREGTDGSPPFIKLSDPGVSPAVLSLEMLTDRIPWVAPECLRKAQTLSLEADKWGFGATVWEVFSGVTMPISALDPAKKLQFYEDRQQLPAPKWTELALLIQQCMAYEPVQRPSFRAVIRDLNSLISSDYELLSDPTPGALAPRDGLWNGAQLYACQDPTIFEERHLKYISQLGKGNFGSVELCRYDPLGDNTGALVAVKQLQHSGPDQQRDFQREIQILKALHSDFIVKYRGVSYGPGRQSLRLVMEYLPSGCLRDFLQRHRARLDASRLLLYSSQICKGMEYLGSRRCVHRDLAARNILVESEAHVKIADFGLAKLLPLDKDYYVVREPGQSPIFWYAPESLSDNIFSRQSDVWSFGVVLYELFTYCDKSCSPSAEFLRMMGCERDVPALCRLLELLEEGQRLPAPPACPAEVSASLSFPVCMTPFSVPHSSGSRAHEAVLGP from the exons ATGACAGTGGCTCAGGAAACCAAGGGGCCCACACAGGAAGGAGCCGAGTGGGACTTTCCTCTCGCTGCCTCCCGGCTCTGCTCTCCCTTCGAAGGTCCAGGGTCCCTGCCTGCTAG gcaagTTGCACTCATGGCACCTCCGAGTGAGGAGACACCCCTGATCCCTCAGCGCTCCTGCAGCCTCTTGTCCACGGAGGCTGGTGCCCTGCACGTGCTACTGCCCGCTCGGGGCCCGGGGCCCCCCCAGCGCCTATCTTTCTCCTTTGGGGACCACTTGGCTGAGGACCTGTGCGTGCAGGCTGCCAAGGCCAGCG GCATCCTGCCTGTGTACCACTCCCTCTTTGCTCTGGCCACGGAGGACCTGTCCTACTGGTTCCCCCCGAGCCACATCTTCTCCGTGGAGGATGCCAGCACCCAAGTCCTGCTCTACAGGATTCG TTTTTACTTCCCCAATTGGTTTGGGCTGGACAAGTGCCACCGCTTCGGGCTACGCAAGGATTTGGCCAGCGCTATCCTTGACCTGCCAGTCCTGGAGCACCTCTTTGCCCAG CACCGCGGTGACCTGGTGAGTGGGCGCCTTGCTGTGGGCCTCAGCCTCAAGGAGCAGGGTGAGTGTCTCAGCCTGGCCGTGCTGGACCTGGCCCGGATGGCGCGAGAGCAGGCCCAGCGGCCAGGAGAGCTGCTGAAGACTGTCAG CTACAAGGCCTGCCTGCCCCCAAGCCTGCGCGACCTGATCCAGGGCCTGAGCTTCGTGACGCGGAGGCGTATTCGGAGGACAGTGCGCAGGGCACTGCGCCGCGTGGCCGCCTGCCAGGCCGACCGGCACTCGCTCATGGCCAAGTACATTATGGATCTGGAGCGGCTGGATCCGGCTGGGGCCGCCGAGACCTTCCACGTGAGCCTCCCTGGGGTCCCTGGTGGCCAGGACGGGCTGGGGCTGCTCCGCGTGGCTGGTGACGGAGGAATCGCCTGGACCCAGGGAGAACAGGAG GTCCTCCAGCCCTTCTGCGACTTTCCAGAAATCGTAGACATTAGCATCAAGCAGGCCCCGCGCGTTGGCCCGGCCGGGGAGCACCGCCTGGTCACTGTCACCAGGACAGACAACCAGATTTTG GAGGCCGAGTTCCCGGGGCTGCCCGAGGCTCTGTCTTTCGTGGCGCTCGTGGACGGCTACTTCCGGCTGACCACAGACTCCCAGCACTTCTTCTGCAAGGAGGTGGCACCGCCGAGGCTGctggaggaggtggcagagcAGTGCCACGGCCCCATCAC TCTGGACTTTGCCATAAACAAGCTTAAGACTGGGGGCTCACGTCCTGGCTCCTATGTTCTCCGCCGCAGCCCCCAGGACTTTGACAGCTTCCTCCTCACTGTCTGTGTACAG ACCCCCCTTGGTCCTGATTATAAGGGTTGCCTCATTCGGCGCAGCCCCACAGGGAGCTTCTTTCTGGTTGGCCTCAGCCGATCCCACAGCAGTCTTCGAGAGCTCCTGGCAGCCTGCTGGGATGGGGGGCTGCACGTAGATGGGGTCACAGTGaccctcacctcctgctgtatcCCCAGACCCAAAG AAAAGTCCAACTTGATCGTGGTCCAGAGAGGTCGCAGCCCACCCACGTCCTCCCTGGTTCAGCCCCAATCCCAATGCCAGCTGAGTCAGATGATATTTCACAAGATCCCCGCTGACAGCCTAGAGTGG CATGAGAACCTGGGCCATGGATCCTTCACCAAGATTTACCGGGGCTGTCGCCACGAGGTGGTGGATGGGGAGTCCCGAAAGACAGAGGTGCTGCTAAAAGTGATGGATGCTAAGCACAAGAACTGCATGGAG TCATTCCTGGAAGCAGCGAGCTTGATGAGCCAAGTGTCGTACCGGCATCTCGTGCTGCTCCATGGCGTGTGCATGGCTGGAGACA GCACCATGGTGCAAGAATTTGTACACCTGGGGGCGATAGACACGTATCTGCGAAAACGTGGCCACCTGGTGCCAGCCAGCTGGAAGCTGCAGGTGGTCAAACAGCTGGCCTACGCCCTCAACTATCTG GAGGACAAAGGCCTCCCCCATGGCAATGTCTCCGCCCGGAAGGTGCTCCTGGCTCGGGAGGGCACTGATGGGAGCCCGCCCTTCATCAAGCTAAGTGACCCTGGGGTCAGCCCCGCTGTGTTAAGCCTGGAGA TGCTCACCGACAGGATCCCCTGGGTGGCTCCCGAGTGTCTTCGGAAGGCCCAGACACTTAGCTTGGAAGCTGACAAGTGGGGCTTCGGCGCCACGGTCTGGGAGGTGTTTAGTGGCGTCACCATGCCCATCAGCGCCCTGGATCCTGCTAAG AAACTCCAATTTTATGAGGACCGGCAGCAGCTGCCAGCCCCCAAGTGGACAGAGCTGGCCCTGCTAATTCAACAGTGCATGGCCTATGAGCCAGTCCAGAGGCCCTCCTTCCGAGCCGTCATTCGTGACCTCAACAGCCTCATCTCTTCAG ACTATGAGCTCCTCTCAGACCCCACACCTGGTGCCCTGGCACCTCGTGATGGGCTGTGGAATGGTGCCCAGCTCTATGCCTGCCAAGACCCCACGATCTTCGAGGAGAGACACCTCAAGTACATCTCACAGCTGGGCAAG GGCAACTTTGGCAGCGTGGAGCTGTGCCGCTATGACCCGCTAGGCGACAACACAGGTGCCCTGGTGGCCGTGAAACAGCTGCAGCACAGCGGGCCAGACCAGCAGAGGGACTTCCAGCGGGAGATTCAGATCCTCAAAGCACTGCACAGTGATTTCATTGTCAAGTATCGTGGTGTCAGCTACGGCCCGG GCCGCCAGAGCCTGCGGCTGGTCATGGAGTACCTGCCCAGCGGCTGCTTGCGCGACTTCCTGCAGCGGCACCGCGCGCGCCTGGATGCCAGCCGCCTCCTGCTCTACTCCTCGCAGATCTGCAAG GGCATGGAGTACCTGGGCTCCCGCCGCTGCGTGCACCGCGACCTGGCCGCCCGAAATATCCTGGTGGAGAGCGAGGCACACGTCAAGATCGCTGACTTCGGCCTAGCTAAGCTGCTGCCGCTTGACAAAGACTACTACGTGGTCCGCGAGCCGGGCCAGAGCCCCATTTTCTG GTATGCCCCCGAATCCCTCTCGGACAACATCTTCTCTCGCCAGTCAGACGTCTGGAGCTTCGGGGTCGTCCTGTACGAGCTCTTCACCTACTGCGACAAAAGCTGCAGCCCCTCGGCC GAGTTTCTGCGGATGATGGGATGTGAGCGGGATGTCCCCGCCCTCTGCCGCCTCCTGGAACTGCTGGAGGAGGGCCAGAGGCTGCCGGCGcctcctgcctgccctgctgagGTGAGcgccagcctcagtttcccagtct GCATGACCCCATTCTCTGTCCCCCACTCCTCAGGTTCACGAGCTCATGAAGCTGTGCTGGGCCCCTAG